Proteins from one Naumovozyma castellii chromosome 3, complete genome genomic window:
- the NCAS0C05120 gene encoding uncharacterized protein, producing the protein MRRIKKRLQSPSISSQDTEFSLNAAFNVAYDEMLQENYQKTYHHIRRWKNKSNSAPKLSQNNKAYTGDFYLNEETEVENPGKPLKPLKNHHNKFRFFKKMQQASKRSFSKQENGSKENTFIVKKENIDPLSSRDCSSQWEKTLQFYTQGEKQYSSFSIISQDTLQNSFKIANEPEQFHHIYDHMVPFKPFDGFQNGIDEMPNPWVSDTKENDEVETLYGKWGNCYL; encoded by the coding sequence ATgagaagaattaaaaagaGACTGCAAAGTCCCTCAATTTCAAGCCAGGATACGGAATTTAGCTTAAACGCCGCTTTCAATGTTGCTTATGACGAAATGTTGCAAGAGAATTATCAGAAAACCTATCATCATATAAGAAGATGGAAAAATAAGTCAAATTCTGCCCCAAAACTTtctcaaaataataaagcaTATACAGGAGATTTCTatttaaatgaagaaacgGAAGTTGAGAACCCTGGCAAGCCTTTAAAACCGTTGAAAAATCACCATAATAAATTCAGATTTTTTAAGAAAATGCAGCAAGCATCCAAAAGAAGTTTTAGTAAGCAAGAAAATGgttcaaaagaaaataccTTTATTgtaaaaaaagaaaatatcgATCCTTTAAGTTCAAGAGATTGTAGCTCACAATGGGAAAAGACCCTGCAATTTTACACACAAGGAGAAAAACAATACTCCAGTTTTTCTATAATTTCTCAAGATACCCTCCAAAATAGCTTTAAAATAGCAAATGAGCCAGAACAATTCCATCATATTTATGATCACATGGTTCCATTTAAACCCTTCGATGGTTTCCAAAATGGTATTGATGAAATGCCAAACCCCTGGGTCAGTGatacaaaagaaaatgatgaagttgagACTTTATATGGAAAATGGGGAAATTGCTACTTATAA
- the NCAS0C05130 gene encoding uncharacterized protein, protein MILLYQHLICILGAFCSLQQVALALTINRDVVFNESLIDADVLVNKNVKVAFQCPGSTPIVLDGDITNNGIMCFGQSNYGSISSTTITNNAQLLIQIKDSGTTPGLRTSELLNYGFISFIGEKNVGSVSVAETFLNDGLIYYNFLRSNLITIQGPADGIVNNGVMKFRVIDGVTISSVIGSGCIWLEQASDSTYDLSKPFNQTLYTEDGISYLHFIGQQLPESIPVIRANWLSKNDIEVAIGAGPESNAVPDLFYTNATGMLNVTFSTGSYLFDVGPGFSLTDFVATVCPSTTTSVDFPCVLITSSMDSEVPSSCVTDIDVNMYDEQIVCPTPVSWLPPYTILVSYDGSTIEEIVSQYSSYDTGGLPNTVTTTTFIIPSFTLPSPYTTTISNNITTLSEVVSYFTVTSYVPRFPQLTLPFVGTETSIIPAPFSIPPPYTNTFTDLSLTVSEIVSYYSTNVNNKPATGTTTTTFTATSYLTATITDYPMGTTHITKKHVSEGTWSTVVTYSTEIETYIIKVFPTGTGIETLSTIE, encoded by the coding sequence ATGATCTTGCTGTATCAGCATCTAATATGCATTTTGGGAGCTTTTTGTTCACTACAACAAGTTGCGTTAGCCCTAACAATAAACAGAGATGTTGTGTTTAATGAGTCCCTAATTGATGCAGATGTCCTAGTCAACAAAAATGTAAAGGTTGCATTCCAATGTCCAGGGAGTACACCAATTGTGCTGGATGGTGATATAACAAATAATGGTATTATGTGTTTCGGCCAAAGCAACTATGGATCAATTTCGTCAACTACTATTACTAATAATGCTCAACTGCTGATTCAAATCAAAGATTCAGGAACAACACCGGGATTACGAACATCGGAGTTACTTAATTATGGATTTATATCTTTTATTGGAGAAAAGAATGTCGGTAGCGTGTCAGTTGCTGAAACCTTTCTTAATGATGgtttaatttattataaCTTTCTTAGGAGTAATTTAATAACAATCCAAGGCCCTGCGGATGGAATTGTTAATAATGGTGTAATGAAGTTTCGTGTCATTGATGGAGTTACAATTTCAAGTGTTATCGGATCAGGATGTATATGGCTTGAACAGGCCTCAGATTCAACCTACGATCTTTCCAAGCCATTTAATCAAACATTGTATACTGAGGATGGTATATCGTATCTACATTTTATTGGTCAACAGTTACCAGAATCTATCCCAGTAATTAGAGCAAATTGGTTAtcaaaaaatgatattgaagTAGCCATAGGAGCTGGTCCAGAATCGAATGCTGTTCCAGATCTCTTCTATACGAATGCAACAGGTATGTTGAATGTAACGTTTTCCACAGGatcttatttatttgatgTAGGTCCAGGCTTTAGTTTGACAGATTTTGTTGCCACTGTTTGTCCATCCACGACCACATCGGTGGATTTCCCCTGTGTTCTCATAACCTCCAGCATGGATTCAGAAGTACCCTCCAGTTGTGTGACAGATATTGACGTAAACATGTATGACGAGCAAATCGTTTGTCCAACCCCCGTATCATGGTTACCACCTTACACTATCTTAGTTTCATATGATGGAAGTactattgaagaaatagtTTCTCAGTACTCATCGTATGACACAGGAGGTTTACCCAATACTGTTACTACCACCACTTTTATTATTCCATCGTTTACTCTTCCATCTCCTTATACAACTacaatttcaaacaatatTACTACATTGTCTGAGGTGGTGAGTTATTTTACAGTGACAAGTTATGTTCCAAGGTTTCCACAACTAACTCTTCCATTCGTTGGGACCGAAACTTCGATTATTCCAGCTCCATTTTCGATACCACCACCATACACTAACACCTTTACAGACCTTAGCCTGACTGTATCGGAGATTGTTTCGTATTACTCCACTAACGTAAACAATAAGCCTGCCACTGGAACAACCACCACTACATTTACGGCCACAAGCTACTTAACGGCAACAATAACCGATTATCCGATGGGCACCACGCATATTACTAAGAAACACGTATCAGAGGGGACATGGTCAACTGTTGTCACTTATTCAACAGAAATTGAGACGTACATTATAAAAGTCTTCCCTACGGGAACTGGAATTGAAACTCTATCTACAATCGAATAA
- the TIM10 gene encoding protein transporter TIM10 (ancestral locus Anc_2.645) → MSLFGLGGGQPQLTSNQKIQAAETELDLVTDMFNKLVDNCYQKCINKTYNQGELNKDESNCLDRCVAKYFETNVKVGENMQKMGQTFNAGGKF, encoded by the coding sequence ATGTCGTTATTCGGATTAGGAGGTGGTCAACCACAGTTGACATCTAACCAGAAGATTCAGGCTGCGGAGACAGAACTAGACTTGGTCACCGATATGTTCAACAAATTGGTGGATAACTGTTACCAAAAATGTATCAATAAGACATATAATCAAGGAGAGCTAAATAAGGACGAATCTAACTGCTTGGATAGATGCGTAGCAAAATACTTTGAAACGAATGTGAAAGTTGGTGAAAATATGCAGAAGATGGGTCAAACGTTTAACGCTGGTGGTAAATTTTAG
- the GPA1 gene encoding guanine nucleotide-binding protein subunit alpha (ancestral locus Anc_2.643), protein MGCTASTQALEDENDPFLQNQKVNDVIEQSLQMEKQRDKNEIKLLLLGAGESGKSTVLKQLKLLHKGGFSNQERLQYSQVIWADAIQSMKILIIQARKLGISLDCDEPGELFELKRILMKTKALDFINASVAGGSEFLNDYVLKYSERYENKRRVQSTGKAKAFDEKELKPEEDGSNNNGDQNNKLNFQEISKNLNETGDEKMFVKNEIRKPSERKVTNEQIANAISELWKKDKGIKQCFARSNEFQLEGSAAYYFDNIEKFAQTNYICSDEDILKGRIKTTGITETDFNIGSSKFKVLDAGGQRSERKKWIHCFEGITAVLFVLALSEYDQMLFEDERVNRMHESIMLFDTLLNSKWFRDTPFILFLNKVDIFEEKVKKTPIRKYFPDYQGRVGDSEAGIKYFEKIFLSLNRSNKPIYVKRTCATDPQTMKFVLSAVTDLIIQQNLKKSGII, encoded by the coding sequence ATGGGTTGTACTGCAAGCACACAAGCCTTagaggatgaaaatgatccATTCttacaaaatcaaaagGTCAATGATGTTATCGAACAATCATTACAAATGGAAAAGCAACGAGATAAAAATGAgattaaattattattgttagGTGCCGGAGAATCAGGTAAATCAACTgtattgaaacaattaaaattattgcaTAAAGGCGGTTTCAGTAACCAGGAAAGATTGCAATATTCCCAAGTTATTTGGGCCGATGCCATTCAATCCATGAAGATCCTGATTATCCAAGCTAGGAAATTGGGAATATCGTTAGATTGTGACGAACCAGGTGagttatttgaattaaaaagAATCTTAATGAAGACAAAGGCTTTGGATTTTATAAATGCAAGTGTTGCTGGTGGTTCagaatttttaaatgaCTACGTCTTGAAATATTCGGAAAGATATGAGAACAAAAGACGTGTACAGTCTACTGGGAAGGCAAAGGcttttgatgaaaaagaattaaaacctgaagaagatggtaGCAACAATAATGGGGACCAAAAtaacaaattaaattttcaagaaatctCCAAAAATCTAAATGAAACAGGAGATGAAAAGATGTTTgttaaaaatgaaataagaAAACCGTCTGAAAGGAAAGTAACCAACGAACAAATTGCAAATGCAATCAGTGAACTTTGGAAGAAAGATAAAGGTATTAAACAATGTTTTGCCCGTTCGAATGAATTTCAGCTAGAAGGTTCAGCTGCATATTATTTTGACAACATTGAGAAATTCGCCCAAACAAATTATATTTGctctgatgaagatattctAAAGGGTCGTATAAAGACTACCGGTATTACAGAAACAGATTTTAATATTGGTTCGTCCAAATTCAAGGTTTTGGATGCAGGTGGACAGAGATcagaaagaaagaaatggaTACATTGTTTTGAAGGGATCACTGCAGttctttttgttcttgCGCTAAGTGAATATGATCAGATGTTATTTGAAGACGAAAGAGTGAATAGAATGCATGAATCAATAATGCTATTTGATACATTACTAAACTCCAAATGGTTCCGTGATACTCCATTTATCCTTTTCTTAAATAAGGTGGATATTTTCGAAGAAAAAGTTAAGAAGACACCAATAaggaaatattttccagaTTATCAGGGACGTGTAGGTGATTCAGAAGCAGGAATCAAGTATTTCGAGAAGATTTTCTTAAGTCTGAATAGATCAAATAAACCAATATATGTGAAACGCACATGTGCAACAGACCCCCAGACGATGAAATTCGTTTTAAGCGCAGTGACAGATTTGattattcaacaaaatttaaagaaaagtggtatcatttaa
- the AVO2 gene encoding Avo2p (ancestral locus Anc_2.639), giving the protein MLAEPSTRLRDAIIEGNLLIVKRLLRRHPELLTNINPANGWSSLHYAAYHGRYLICVHLIQLGHDKHEIIKTFKGNTCVHLALINGHEQTTHLLLQHFPRFINEKGEHGRTPVHFACMYDHFQCLSLLIGVGANLTIKDEDGETPLHICLEYSSIHCMKILLSEGQLDSANIKDGNNFKPIDVIESFEMGKIYSKTLKEEKETDPSKKNTLQSFKTPIIPASRTFDDGPSPVLSMHSPYSSYSNTSGLPPLPKISTSRRTSMAEAFFSPNEVSRKSSHSNLSSNSNRNKNNSSDGSTPIREHFNSNLNDGQSQQMKSAVPIRDQFTNNSALINKFLLSSPTNDTQLPMTTATTNVINSTVDKPSIPSPQHRLSGGHSRRRLSLLSIPISKLRNNGSTSSDNSSSNPAL; this is encoded by the coding sequence AACATCAACCCAGCTAATGGTTGGAGCTCTTTGCATTATGCAGCATATCATGGAAGATACCTTATTTGTGTTCATTTAATTCAGTTAGGTCACGACAAGCATGAAATCATCAAAACTTTTAAAGGCAATACATGTGTCCATTTAGCCTTAATAAATGGGCATGAGCAAACGACTCACTTACTGTTACAGCATTTTCCAAGGTTTATCAACGAAAAGGGAGAACATGGTAGAACACCTGTCCATTTTGCCTGCATGTATGACCATTTCCAATGTTTAAGCTTGCTCATCGGAGTCGGTGCTAATTTGACAATAAAGGATGAGGATGGTGAAACCCCGTTGCACATATGTTTAGAATACAGTAGTATTCATTGTATGAAGATTTTACTAAGTGAAGGTCAGCTCGATAGTGCTAACATAAAGGACGGTAATAACTTCAAACCAATTGATGTAATAGAATCCTTTGAAATGGGGAAGATATATTCTAAGACgttaaaagaagaaaaggaaactgacccttcaaagaaaaatacgCTGCAGTCCTTCAAGACGCCAATAATTCCAGCATCCAGGACCTTTGATGATGGGCCTTCGCCTGTTCTTTCTATGCACTCACCGTATTcttcatattcaaataCATCTGGTCTACCTCCATTGCCAAAGATATCTACTAGTAGAAGAACTTCAATGGCAGAAGCTTTCTTTTCTCCTAATGAAGTTTCGAGAAAATCATCCCACTCAAACTTGAGCTCCAATTCAAATCGTAATAAAAATAACTCGTCTGATGGATCCACTCCCATAAGAGAACattttaattcaaatttgaatgatggACAGTCACAACAAATGAAATCAGCGGTTCCTATACGAGATCAGTTTACCAACAATAGCGCGTTAATCAACAAGTTTTTGTTATCTAGCCCAACAAATGATACTCAGTTGCCTATGACAACAGCGACGACTAATGTTATAAATTCGACTGTCGACAAGCCATCTATTCCATCTCCCCAGCATCGATTGAGCGGTGGACATTCCAGAAGACGTCTTTCTTTGTTAAGTATACCGATATCAAAGTTAAGAAATAATGGAAGTACTAGCTCTGATAACAGTAGTAGCAATCCTGCCTTATAG